Genomic window (Candidatus Eisenbacteria bacterium):
CGATCTAGAGGGCACCGGCCACTTGATCGAGAACAGCCGCTTCTCGGAGAACACGGCGCCGGCTTCGGGAGGAGCGATCAACGCCTTCAATGGAAGCGGGAACACGGTTCGCGCGAACCTCTTCTTTGGCAACAGCTCCGGCAAAGGGGGCGCGATCTGCGAGCAGTCGGCGCTGCAGGACATCGTCGGGAACACCTTCGACGGGAACACAGGCGGACAGGGCGCCGCGATCGGTGGATACTCGGGCTCGCCCTCGATCGAGGAGAACATCTTCTCCAATCAGACCGGCTTCGCGATCGACTGCTCCGCGATGGTCGCATCGATCGGATGCAACGACTTCTGGCAAAACAGCGCGGGAAACGGCAACAACTGCGCCATCGCCCCCGAGGAAGGCAACATCTTCCTCGACCCGCTCTTCTGTGAGGTCGTGACGCGCAACTTCGCGATCCATTCCGACTCGCCGTGCACAGCCACCCATGTCCCGGCCGGATGCGGCCGCATGGGAGCCTTCGGGGTGGGATGCGGCGACACTCCTACACTGCCTGTGACCTGGGGCCGGTTGCGCGCGCTGTTCCGGTGATTCCGCTCGGCCTGGATTCCCTCCCCCACCGGGCCGGGCGGCCGCGCGCTTGTGCCCCCGTGGCCAAGAAACTCAAGTCGAGGCCCAACGGCAGCGGGCAGTCCCTCGCCATCCCGATGCTGGTCCGGCATCCGCGGTGGCGACTGAAGTCGTCCCGCACGATCAGCAAGAGACGCCCTTCTCCGATTGTCCCGCAGGACCCGCAAGAGACGCCCTTCTCCGAGAACGATCACGAACCAGGCACGTTCCGCCGTTAGAGGCGGAAGAACCTCCGGATCGACTTCAGCAAGCCGCCGCCGTGGCGCTCGCATGCCTCCCGCGGCTCGGTCCCCGCGAGGAACTCCTCGTCGCGGAACTCGGGGCAGCCTCCTACCGCCTGTTGCCCCGACTCGACGCAGATCTGTTCCACGACGATCCCGGGCGGTTTCGAGAAGTGCCCATCCCCCGCGATCGCCATCGAAGCCCGCATCGCGCGGCTCCAGATCGGCAGCGCGCCTGTCCGGCCCGACAGACCGACGAGTTCCCCGCGATCGAATCCGACCCACACGCCGATCGACCTGCGGGGCGAGTATCCGATGAACCAGGCGTCCCTGTAGTCATCGGTGGTCCCTGTCTTGCCGGCCACGGCCCCGCGCACCCCCGCACCGCGCGCGTCGTTCCCGGTCCCCGCATCGATCACGCCGCGGAGCAGGCTGGTCAGCAAGTAGGCCTCGGCCGCGCCGACACCCGGCGGGTCTGTGAGCGCGCTCAGCGAATCGGGCGTCCCGTCGGGACCTGTGACCGCTGTCAGCAGCGTCGGAGTGCGGGCTGCGCCGCCGGCGGCGAGGCCCGCGTAGGCGCCGGTCATCTCCACCAGACTCACGCCCGAGACGCCGAGGGCGAGCGAGGGGACCTCGTCCAGCTCGCTCGTGATCCCGAGATCCCTGGCCGCCGAGGCCACACTCGCGATCCCGACCTCCTGGGCCACGACCGCGGTCGGGACATTCAGCGATTGCTCGAGCGCCGTCCTGAGCGTGACTTCCCCTCGGTAGTCGCCGTCATAGTTGTGCACGGCCCAGTGGCGGCGCCTTCCGAGCCGGATCGTGAGCGGCTCGTCCTTCATGATCGTGGCCGGCGTCCAGTAGCTCCCATCCTTCCTGCGCGGGTGCCGGAACGCGGCGAGATAGGTGAACGGCTTGAAGGTCGACCCCGCCTGGCGATTGGGATCGAGGGCCCGGTTGAACGGGCTGTTCTGGTAGTCCCGCCCTCCCACCAGCGCGCGAACCTCCCCGCTGGCGGGATCGATCTCGACGACCGCGCCTTGCAGCGTCCCCTTCTTGCGCCTCAGCTTCGGGTGATCCGACTCCAGTCGGGCCAGCCCGTCCCGCAGCGCGGCGACAGCGGCAGCCTGCGACCGTGGATCGAGGGTCGTGAAGACCGCCGTGCCGGGCCTCTTGAGGACCCCTTTGGGGGCTCTCCTCTCGACCTCGTGCCTGGCGGCGTCGAGGAAGTAGGCCGCCTCGGCCTGCCTGCCCGGCGCCCGCTTCGCCCCCAGGGGCCGCTTCGCCGCCTCCCGCGCTTGCGGCTCCTCCAGGATTCCCCTCTCCTCGAGGACCTGCAGCACGACGTTGCGCCGATGCAGGGCCTTCTCCGGGGAGGAGTAGGGCGAGTAGGCGTTGGGCGCCTGCAAGAGCCCCACCAGAAGGGCGATCCCCGCCGTGTCGGCCTTCTCGAGGTCGCACCCCAGGTAGTAGTTCGAGGCCTCGCGCGCGCCGCGGATCTCCATCGTCCCCCAGTAACCCCAGTAGACCGCGTTCAAGTACGCCTCGAGGATCTCCTTCTTCGAGTAGCGCAGCTCGAGAGCGAGCGCGAGGATCGCCTCCCGGGCCTTGCGGAGCACGGTCTTCTCGTTGCGCAGATAGAGCGATCGCGCGAGCTGCTGGGTGAGGGTGGAGCCGCCCTGCCGCGCCTCCCGATGGCGGATGTCGGCCCAGATCGCGCGCAGCAGGCCGATCGGGTCGATCCCCGGATGGCTGTAGAAACGGCGATCCTCGACCGCGATCACCGCGTCGACGAGAAGTGGCGGGGCATCGGCCAGCCTCAGCGGATTGAGCACCGCCCCGGTCTCCCCCTCGTAGCCGGCGATCCGCTCGGGCTCGAGCCGCAAGTCATCGGGCTCGATCGGATCGAGCGCTTCCGCCCTGGCGACCATCCCTCCTGAGATCGCCACGCGGATCATCCCGCCGGAGAATCGCCGGTCGGGATAGCGGAAGGGCCGGAGGTAGATCGTGAACTCCCCCGCCCGAACCCGAAACTGCCCCGGCTCGAACGGATCGTCCACCTCGCGGTAGCCGAGCCTCCGCAGCCGCGAATCCAGTTCCTGAGGGTCGATGCGGGATCCGTCCCGCAGGTCGGTCGCGACTGAGTAGAAGAGGATCGTCTGGCGCGATCCGCTCTCCGGGATCCTGATCGACAGGCAGGATCCCCCGAGCAGGACGAGCAGTGCGAGGAGGCAAGCGCCCAGTGCGAGCGGCAGGAACAGACGCCCTCTCACTGCTCCTCGTCGCCTACACTGACGCCGTTCGACTCTAGCTCCATGCGGGTGATAGGACCTCCGGCCGCGGCTCGCCGCCGGTGTGCGGCTCATATCCGTTGCGTCTCAGCAGATCGACGATCTGCGCCAGGGGGCGAGAGTCCTGGATCTCGAACTGCGCCAAGGAGCAGTCGGTGTGCGCCGTGTAGCCTCCCGGATCGGTTCGAGAGCCGGCGGACATCTCGGTGATCCCATACTCCAGGGCCCGATCGCGGATGCGCTCCGGCTCGCGGGAGGACAGGACGATGCCCGTCCCGGGCAGAGCGATCCGCATGACCGCGATCAGGCGCAGCAGCATGTCGTCCGACACGGCGTGGTAGGGGTTCCGGGAGAGCGCCGAGCCATCGGCCGGCTCGATTCGAGGAAGCGAGACCGTCCGCGGCGGACGGCCCCATCGATCCTCTATCCTGCGCGCGTGCTCGATCAAGGCGAGGGTGTCCCGGACAGGCTCCCCCAAGCCAAGCAGCACGCCGAGACCGACGGCCGGGATCCCTCCGGCGAGCGCGCGGTCGGGGGCCTCGATCCGCCAGTCATAGTCCCTCTTGGGGCCCTCGGGATGCACAACGCCGTAGGTCCTGCGATCGTAGGTCTCCTGGAAGAGCGTGTATGAGTCGACGCCCGCCTCGGCCATCTCGCGAAACTGCTCGACATCCCCGGGCGCCACCTCGAAGCCCATGTGGACCACCGCGTCGCCGTTCGCCCGGGTCTCGCGCACGGCGCGCGCCGCGGTGAGAATGAGGCGGCGCCCCTTCTCCGTCGGGTCCTCGGACGCGACGAGGAGGATTCTGCGATGGCCCATCTCGAGGAGCGCGACGGTCTCCTTCTCGATCTCCTCCGCGGTCAGGACGCGCCTGGAGGCGTTCGGATTCCCCCGCCGAAAACCGCAGTAGAGGCAGTTGTTCGCGCAGAGGTTGGAGAAGTAGAGGGGAGCGAAGAGTTGGATTCGTCGGCCGTGAAGGCGATCGGTGATCCGCCGGGCGGCCTCTCGCAGGATCCGGTCCGCCTCGGGGTCCCTGTCCTTGAGCCAGCGCCTCGCCTGGGCGATCGTGATCCTCCCCCCGTCGAGGACCCTCTCGACGGAGCGCTCGATTTCGCGGAACTTGTCGGGCCGGCTCATGGGGCTATTCTAGACGTACTTGACTGCATCTGAGAAGCGAGCGGGCGCGCCGCGAGGCCCGGCGCCCCCGGAACCCAGCCGGGCCGAACGGATGCGCCGGGTGAGCGTCTCAATTGCAGTCAGAACGGTCTGGACCTTGCGGAGCGCGCTCGACAGCGCGGGGAAAGCAGGAGAGCGCCGATGAGAACGATCTACCTCGATCACAACGCCACGACCCCCGTCGATCCGGCCGTGCTCGAGGCGATGCTCCCCTACCTCCGAGAGGGATTCGGGAACCCATCGAGCGGCCACGCTTTCGGCAGGCGGGCGCGCGAGGGAGTCGAGGAGGCCCGCGCTCAGGTGGCCGCCGCGATCGGGGCGACGCCCGGCGAGATCGTCTTCACGTCGGGAGGAACCGAAGCGAGCTGGCTCGCCCTTCTCGGAACGGCGGAGGCGCTGCGCGAGGGGACTCCAGGGCGGAGGCTCAGGATCGCGAGCTTCTCGCTCGAGCACCCCGCGACGCTCGATCCCTTGGAGAGGTTGCGGCGACTCGGCGACGAGGCGATCCTCGTCCCCCCAGATGAGAGAGGCGTGGTCCGACTCCCGGAGCTGTTCGCCCTGTGGGAAGCGCGGATGGCCCCATCGATCGTCTCCCTGATGCACGCCCACAACGAAACCGGCGTGGTCCAGCCGGTGGAGATCGTCGGAAGGCACGCGTCGCAGCATGGGACGATCTTCCACGTCGACGCTGCGCAGACCCTCGGGAAGATCCACGTCCAGGTCGGCTCGATCGGCTGCGACCTGCTCACGATCGCGGGGCACAAGCTCTACGGTCCCAAAGGCGTCGGCGCGCTCTACGTCCGCAGGGGCACTCCTCTCTCGCCGCCGCTGCGCGGCGCGGGGCAGGAGCGGGGCCTTCGCGGCGGGACCGAGAACGTCCCCGGGATCGTCGGACTGGGGACAGCGTGCGCGATCGCTCGGCGGCGCGTCGAGGCGGGCGAGCCGGCGGCGCTCCAGAGGCTTCGCGAGCGCCTCTGGGAAGGCCTGCGCGCGGCCGTCCCCGGAATCGCGCGCACGGCCGATGGAACCGCGACGCTTCCCAACACGCTCCACGTCCGATTCCCCGGAGCGAGCGGGGGCGCGGTCCTGGCCGCCTCTCCGGAAGTGGCCGCCTCGACCGGATCGGCCTGCCACGCGGGGAGCGACGCCCCGCCCGCGGCGATCGTCGCGATGGGGATACCGCAAGAGCAAGCCCGGGGCTCCGTTCGCCTGAGCCTCGGATACGCGACGGACGAGGATGCGATCGACTCCGCCGTGGCCTGCCTCGCCCGTGGCTGGAGAGCGGCGACCGGAGGGAATCCCGACGCGCCCGCACGATAGTCCCCTGGGAGAGTCGAAGGACGGGATCGTCCGCGAGGAAGCGGATCTCGTCCGCAGGGTTCTGTCCGGCGAGAAGGCCGCCTTCGAGGTTCTGGTCATGCGCTATCACCGCGATCTCCTTCGGCTCCTCCGCCGGATCACGCGGAACGCGGAGGACGCGGAGGATCTGACCCAGGAGGCCTTCCTTCGGGCCTATCGAGCCCTGGACCGCTTCGATCTCGCGCGGCCGTTCCGCCCCTGGCTCTGGACGATCGGGATCCGCCTCGCGCTCCAGTCCCTCGCGAGCAGGAGGCGTGGGGAAGTGAGCCTCGACGGCCCTGAGGACGATCCTGGCGATGAGCGACGACAGGACGGGCCGTGGCTCGCCGACGAACGGAGCGTGCGGCATCTCGACGAGCGGCTGCTTCAGCGAGACCTCTCGGACGCCCTCGACGGGCTGGATCCCATGCACCGGGCGATCCTGATCCTGCGGGTGGTCGAGGAGCGAACCTATGAGGAGATCGCGAGTCTCCTCGGGATTCCGATCGGGACGGTCATGTCCCGATTGAGCCGCGCGCGGAGGAATCTCCGGCAGAGGCTGGCGGGATGGCTCCCCGCGGGAGGACCCGATGACCGAACATTGTGAGACCTACCTTCGGCTCTTCGACCGCTATCTCGACGGCGATCTGGACCCCGAGGTCACCCGGCAGATGGAGGAGCACCTTGCGGCCTGCGCGCAGTGCAGGACGGCGCAAGAGCAGATGCGCGCGACCGACGGCCTTCTTCGCCGCTACGTCCTCGCGGAGACGGAGGAACTCGCCCGCGAGGAGGTGGCCAGGGAGCGCCTCCTCGCGCGCCTGCGGCAGGAGCCCGATCCGGCCTGGATGGGCCGCGACGCCGGAGCCGCCGCGCGTCCGCCGCGGCGCTTCTGGTCGGGCCTGACGCTCCGCTGGGCGGGCGGACTGGTCGCCGCGACGGCCGCGGTCATCCTTGCGATCCGGTTGGGCATGCCGCCCCGCGAGACGTGGATGAAGGAGGAGGCGCCACCGGCCGGGACGAACCTTCGAGAGGACGCAGCGAGAGACGAGGCGCTCGACGCGCCGCAGGCGGCGGTTGCCGAACGAGAGGCGCCGCAAGCGGCCGTTGCCGAACGAGAGCCGCCCCAGGCGGCGGTTGCGCAAGTGCCCGACGCGCCGCAAGAGGCGGTTGCGGAACGAGACGCGCCGCAAGCGGCCGTCGCGGAGCGAGAGGCGCCCCCTGTCGCGCCTCCCCCGGAGCATCCGAGAGCCTCGAGCCGGCCCGTCCAGGCCGATGATGCCGGCGGGGCGCCCGCTGAACCGAAACAGCCCGTGGTTGAAGCGGACGCCAAGAAGGAACTGGGGGGTCTTCACCTGCGGGGTGGGCGCTCGGCGGAAGCACAATACCTGGTGACCGATGCTCCGGTGTCGCCGAATGAGGCTAAAGGGGCGGAACCCTCGGGCTCGGCAACTCCCTTGGCGGGGCAAGGGATGGAAGCGAAGGCGCTCCGCACGTGGGGATCGGTCTCCAGCACCCGGGTCGGACGCGTGAGCGCCGAGGACACGCTCGCCGCCGCGCGCGATCTGGAGTCGCGCCTTGAGGAAGAGGACGCCTACCTTTCCGGACCCGACGGAGCGGCCATCGAGCCCGCGACCAGGGCCGCGCGCTACATTCTGATCGGCGACCTCTGGGAGTGGCTGGGCCGCACGTGGAACAACCCGGCCTTCTGCGCCAGGGCGCTCCGGGCTTACGAGAAGGCCGTCGAGGCGGACTCAGCCGTGGCTCCGGACCCTGCAAGAGTCCATCGCGCGCGGCAGATGACGAAGGGAAAGGATTCCTGGGAATAGATCCGCGGCTCCATAGATAGGTTCCTGCGTCCCTGACACGCGACCGCATCGGGTCGCCAGAGGAGGCAGGAACCATGAATACGAAGCGCAGCAACAGCGACAGCAGCGCGGTCCGCGCCGCGAACCCGGTCGCGCCGGCCGCCATCGCCTTCATCGCGACCCTGGCGATCGGCCTCGTGTCGAGCCTCGCAGGTCCCGCCCTCGGCAAGTCGTTCCCGGCGCCCCGGCCGCTCCCGCCGCCCATCGTCGCGCCCCCATCGGCGATGGTGGAGGGAAGCACCAGGGTCGACGCCCGACTGGACGGTCTCATCCTGCAGGTCGAATGCGAGCAGACGTTCAGGAACGTCGGCGGGCGCCAGGAGGAGGTCGAGATCCTTCTCCCTGTCCCCGCCGACGCGGTCGTCACCGACGGGCTCCTCATGGCCGACGGACGCGAGTACCCCGCCGAAGTTCTTCCGGCGGACCAGGCCCGGCGAATCTACGAGGAGATCGTGCGCTCGCGCAGAGATCCCGCTCTCATCGAGCTGGTCGGCCACGGCCTGATTCGTCTCTCCGCCTTTCCGATCCCCCCCGGCGGGACCCGAACGGTCTCGTTCCGCTACCACATGAGCGTCGCGGCGAGGGAGGGACGCGCGCGGCTGCTCTTCCCCGTCGCGGCGCTGTGCGGACTGAACAGGATCGGGCCTCTGGATCTCGACCTCGAGATCGAGGGGCGCGATCCGCTCGCCCAGCTCTACTCGCCGAGTCACGATGTCGAGATCGAGCGCGAGGGTCCGACCGCCGCGCGTCTTCGCTTCGCGACCGACAGACCCAATCCCCATGAGACGCTCGAGATCATCGCGGTGCGGGACGCGCGCCCCATCGGCGTCGATCTCCGGACCGCCCGCGGGCATGGCGAGGACGGCTACTTCCTGCTCGCCGTCTCTCCCGGCTGGGACCTGCTGACCGAGCGGGAGTCGGCATCGAAGACGATCATCTTCGTCCTCGACACCTCCGGAAGCATGGAGGGAGAGAAGTTCGAGCAGTCGCGCCGCGCACTGCGCCGGATGATCGAAGAGATCTCCCCCCGCGACCGGTTCAACATCGTCGCCTTCGCCGGCGACGTGGAGATCCTCTTCCCTGAAGGGCCGAGCAGAGCGACGGACAGGTCGCGCGAGCGCGCGCTCGACTGGATCGACCGGCTCGAGGCGACCGGCGGCACGGCGATCGCGGCCGCTCTCGATGAGGCAGCGGGCCAGGTCGGCCGATCGGGCCTGGTCCTCTTCCTCACCGACGGCAGGCCGACCGTCGGCGAGCAGGATCCGGAAGCGATTCTGGGCCGCGCCCGCATCGACCGCAGGGCCGTGCGCTTCTACGCCTTCGGCGTCGGTTACGACGTCGACGCGCGCCTCCTCGACGACCTCGCCCGCCAGGGCGGCGGGTCGGTGAGCTATGTCCGCCCGGGAGAGGATGTGGACGAGGCCGTGACCGCCCTGCGCCATCGGGTGGAGCGACCCTGCGCGCGCAATGTCCGGCTCGAGGTCGCGGGCGTCAGGATCCACGACGTCTATCCCGAGGGGCCGCGCGATCTCTTCGCGGGCGAACCGCTCATCTTCGCAGGCAGGGTGAAGAGGAACGCGGGGCCCGCCACCGTGCGGCTGACCGCGGAGGACGCGGGCGGCGAGAGGCTCTCCGGCTCCTGGCGCGTCGACTTCGGCGACCCGGAGGCGCGGAGCTCCTCCGTGCCCGTGCTGTGGGCGTCGCGAAGAGCCGCCTCTCTCCTCGAGAGAATCCGCCGCGAGGGACACGACCCCTTCGCCCTCGCGGAGCTGCGCGATCTCTCCCGCCGCTACGGGATCCTGAACGAGGAGGTCGCCCTCCTCGCCAGAGAGGACGAGCCGATGCTCGCGGATGGATCCGTAGGAGGCGCCAGGGATCTGGCAGCCCGGCAGTCTCCGGCGCCGTCGACCTGGGGCGCGGTCCAGAGCGCGGAGGGGCTGCATCTCAGAGGAGGCCGCGGCGCGCAGGCCGACTCGAAGAAGGAAGTTGATCTCTCGGCGAAGCTCTGGAGCCTGAGCGAGGCGCGGACGAAGTCGATGATCGAGGCGGAGCGGCCGGCCGATCGTGACGACGTGACGGCGGGCGAGGTGAGCTTCCGGCGCGACGGCGAGTGGTGGACGGACGCGAGGATCACGCCGACCCTCCCAT
Coding sequences:
- a CDS encoding transpeptidase-transglycosylase codes for the protein MSRTPAASRGRRSYHPHGARVERRQCRRRGAVRGRLFLPLALGACLLALLVLLGGSCLSIRIPESGSRQTILFYSVATDLRDGSRIDPQELDSRLRRLGYREVDDPFEPGQFRVRAGEFTIYLRPFRYPDRRFSGGMIRVAISGGMVARAEALDPIEPDDLRLEPERIAGYEGETGAVLNPLRLADAPPLLVDAVIAVEDRRFYSHPGIDPIGLLRAIWADIRHREARQGGSTLTQQLARSLYLRNEKTVLRKAREAILALALELRYSKKEILEAYLNAVYWGYWGTMEIRGAREASNYYLGCDLEKADTAGIALLVGLLQAPNAYSPYSSPEKALHRRNVVLQVLEERGILEEPQAREAAKRPLGAKRAPGRQAEAAYFLDAARHEVERRAPKGVLKRPGTAVFTTLDPRSQAAAVAALRDGLARLESDHPKLRRKKGTLQGAVVEIDPASGEVRALVGGRDYQNSPFNRALDPNRQAGSTFKPFTYLAAFRHPRRKDGSYWTPATIMKDEPLTIRLGRRRHWAVHNYDGDYRGEVTLRTALEQSLNVPTAVVAQEVGIASVASAARDLGITSELDEVPSLALGVSGVSLVEMTGAYAGLAAGGAARTPTLLTAVTGPDGTPDSLSALTDPPGVGAAEAYLLTSLLRGVIDAGTGNDARGAGVRGAVAGKTGTTDDYRDAWFIGYSPRRSIGVWVGFDRGELVGLSGRTGALPIWSRAMRASMAIAGDGHFSKPPGIVVEQICVESGQQAVGGCPEFRDEEFLAGTEPREACERHGGGLLKSIRRFFRL
- a CDS encoding radical SAM protein, with translation MSRPDKFREIERSVERVLDGGRITIAQARRWLKDRDPEADRILREAARRITDRLHGRRIQLFAPLYFSNLCANNCLYCGFRRGNPNASRRVLTAEEIEKETVALLEMGHRRILLVASEDPTEKGRRLILTAARAVRETRANGDAVVHMGFEVAPGDVEQFREMAEAGVDSYTLFQETYDRRTYGVVHPEGPKRDYDWRIEAPDRALAGGIPAVGLGVLLGLGEPVRDTLALIEHARRIEDRWGRPPRTVSLPRIEPADGSALSRNPYHAVSDDMLLRLIAVMRIALPGTGIVLSSREPERIRDRALEYGITEMSAGSRTDPGGYTAHTDCSLAQFEIQDSRPLAQIVDLLRRNGYEPHTGGEPRPEVLSPAWS
- a CDS encoding cysteine desulfurase, which codes for MRTIYLDHNATTPVDPAVLEAMLPYLREGFGNPSSGHAFGRRAREGVEEARAQVAAAIGATPGEIVFTSGGTEASWLALLGTAEALREGTPGRRLRIASFSLEHPATLDPLERLRRLGDEAILVPPDERGVVRLPELFALWEARMAPSIVSLMHAHNETGVVQPVEIVGRHASQHGTIFHVDAAQTLGKIHVQVGSIGCDLLTIAGHKLYGPKGVGALYVRRGTPLSPPLRGAGQERGLRGGTENVPGIVGLGTACAIARRRVEAGEPAALQRLRERLWEGLRAAVPGIARTADGTATLPNTLHVRFPGASGGAVLAASPEVAASTGSACHAGSDAPPAAIVAMGIPQEQARGSVRLSLGYATDEDAIDSAVACLARGWRAATGGNPDAPAR
- a CDS encoding sigma-70 family RNA polymerase sigma factor encodes the protein MRSTPPWPASPVAGERRPEGIPTRPHDSPLGESKDGIVREEADLVRRVLSGEKAAFEVLVMRYHRDLLRLLRRITRNAEDAEDLTQEAFLRAYRALDRFDLARPFRPWLWTIGIRLALQSLASRRRGEVSLDGPEDDPGDERRQDGPWLADERSVRHLDERLLQRDLSDALDGLDPMHRAILILRVVEERTYEEIASLLGIPIGTVMSRLSRARRNLRQRLAGWLPAGGPDDRTL
- a CDS encoding VWA domain-containing protein, with protein sequence MNTKRSNSDSSAVRAANPVAPAAIAFIATLAIGLVSSLAGPALGKSFPAPRPLPPPIVAPPSAMVEGSTRVDARLDGLILQVECEQTFRNVGGRQEEVEILLPVPADAVVTDGLLMADGREYPAEVLPADQARRIYEEIVRSRRDPALIELVGHGLIRLSAFPIPPGGTRTVSFRYHMSVAAREGRARLLFPVAALCGLNRIGPLDLDLEIEGRDPLAQLYSPSHDVEIEREGPTAARLRFATDRPNPHETLEIIAVRDARPIGVDLRTARGHGEDGYFLLAVSPGWDLLTERESASKTIIFVLDTSGSMEGEKFEQSRRALRRMIEEISPRDRFNIVAFAGDVEILFPEGPSRATDRSRERALDWIDRLEATGGTAIAAALDEAAGQVGRSGLVLFLTDGRPTVGEQDPEAILGRARIDRRAVRFYAFGVGYDVDARLLDDLARQGGGSVSYVRPGEDVDEAVTALRHRVERPCARNVRLEVAGVRIHDVYPEGPRDLFAGEPLIFAGRVKRNAGPATVRLTAEDAGGERLSGSWRVDFGDPEARSSSVPVLWASRRAASLLERIRREGHDPFALAELRDLSRRYGILNEEVALLAREDEPMLADGSVGGARDLAARQSPAPSTWGAVQSAEGLHLRGGRGAQADSKKEVDLSAKLWSLSEARTKSMIEAERPADRDDVTAGEVSFRRDGEWWTDARITPTLPSGTETIRLRTYGAAYFELARDGGKLAAWLSIGDRVRVLLPGILLEIAPDGEEKLPSGALERIRAAVLDA